A window of the Oscillospiraceae bacterium NTUH-002-81 genome harbors these coding sequences:
- a CDS encoding glucose-6-phosphate isomerase: MDKVTFDYSRAEAFINPHEVAYMGRLAEDARKLLLSREGAGNDFLGWLDLPVDYDKEEFARIQKAAKKIQEDSEVLIVIGIGGSYLGARAAIEFLRHSFYNNVSKEIRKTPEIYFAGNSISGRYLKGLIDVLGDRDFSINVISKSGTTTEPAIAFRIFKEILEKKYGKEEAAKRIYATTDKAKGALKNLSDSEGYETFVVPDDVGGRFSVLTAVGLLPIAVSGADITKLMEGAASARERAIRDGFEQNDSMKYAAVRNILHRKGKSIEILANYEPSIHYVSEWWKQLCGESEGKDHKGIYPASVDLTTDLHSMGQFIQDGSRVMFETVLSVEDCDDKVMINEEAVDLDGLNYLAGKDMDFVNKSAMTGTMLAHTDGEVPNLLVTVPKQNEFFLGELFYFFEFAIAISGYLNGVNPFDQEGVESYKRNMFALLGKPGYEKQREEILKRL; encoded by the coding sequence ATGGATAAAGTGACATTTGACTATTCCAGAGCGGAAGCGTTTATCAATCCCCATGAAGTGGCTTATATGGGACGTCTTGCAGAGGACGCAAGGAAGCTTCTGCTTTCCAGAGAAGGCGCCGGGAATGATTTCCTGGGATGGCTGGATCTTCCCGTAGATTATGATAAGGAAGAGTTTGCACGGATTCAGAAAGCAGCGAAGAAGATTCAGGAGGATTCCGAGGTTCTGATCGTCATCGGTATCGGCGGATCTTACCTGGGCGCGCGGGCTGCCATTGAATTTTTAAGACACAGTTTTTATAACAACGTATCCAAAGAGATCCGCAAGACGCCGGAGATCTATTTCGCAGGCAACAGCATCAGCGGCAGATACCTGAAAGGCCTCATCGATGTGCTGGGAGACCGGGATTTCTCCATCAACGTGATTTCCAAGTCCGGCACCACCACGGAGCCTGCCATCGCTTTCCGTATTTTCAAGGAGATCCTGGAGAAAAAATATGGCAAAGAAGAGGCTGCCAAGAGAATTTATGCTACCACAGACAAGGCAAAGGGCGCTTTGAAAAATCTGTCCGACAGCGAGGGCTACGAGACTTTCGTTGTACCGGATGATGTGGGCGGACGTTTCTCCGTTCTGACCGCAGTTGGACTTCTTCCCATCGCAGTCAGCGGCGCAGATATTACCAAACTCATGGAGGGTGCCGCTTCCGCAAGAGAACGTGCCATCCGCGACGGTTTTGAGCAGAACGATTCCATGAAATATGCGGCTGTCCGCAATATTTTACACAGAAAAGGCAAGAGTATCGAGATCTTGGCAAACTACGAGCCCAGCATCCACTATGTATCCGAGTGGTGGAAACAGCTGTGCGGCGAGAGCGAGGGCAAGGATCACAAGGGCATTTACCCGGCATCTGTTGACCTGACCACTGATCTGCATTCCATGGGACAGTTCATCCAGGACGGCTCTCGCGTCATGTTCGAGACCGTGCTCAGCGTGGAGGACTGCGACGATAAAGTGATGATCAATGAGGAAGCCGTGGATCTGGACGGCCTGAATTACCTGGCTGGCAAGGATATGGATTTCGTCAACAAGAGTGCCATGACAGGAACGATGCTGGCGCACACCGACGGCGAGGTGCCGAACCTGCTTGTGACCGTACCGAAGCAGAACGAATTCTTCCTCGGCGAGCTGTTCTATTTCTTCGAGTTTGCCATTGCCATCAGCGGCTACCTGAACGGCGTGAACCCGTTTGACCAGGAAGGCGTGGAGAGCTACAAGCGCAACATGTTTGCCCTTCTTGGCAAGCCGGGATATGAGAAACAGAGAGAAGAGATTCTGAAGAGACTGTAA
- a CDS encoding D-2-hydroxyacid dehydrogenase, whose product MKIVMLEKTSLGDDVNISALEQLGELVVYDTSTEEETRERVAQADVILVNKVPMNARTLEKAAHAKLLCVTATGTNIVDMDYCRSRNLPVTNVAGYSTDSVAQHTFALLFYVLEKLNWYDAYVKSGAYSRSGMFCCLDEKFFQLKGKTWGIIGLGTIGREVARIVEAFGCRILCYSATGRKYDTPYEQVDLETLLGESDVVSIHAPLNPATENLMTKEKFAMMKKSAILINVGRGPIVNEKDLAEALNAGVIAGAGLDVLSAEPMKADNPLLAVQDSRKLVITPHIAWASVEARQKLVDEVAENVRAWMNGTPRNLV is encoded by the coding sequence ATGAAAATCGTTATGCTGGAAAAAACATCCTTAGGGGATGATGTCAATATTTCTGCGCTGGAGCAGCTGGGAGAACTGGTGGTTTACGATACCTCCACGGAGGAGGAGACGAGAGAGAGGGTGGCGCAGGCCGACGTGATCCTGGTGAACAAGGTGCCCATGAATGCCCGCACGCTGGAAAAAGCGGCCCACGCGAAGCTGCTGTGTGTGACGGCCACGGGAACGAACATCGTGGACATGGATTACTGCCGCAGCCGGAATCTGCCGGTGACGAATGTGGCCGGGTATTCCACAGACTCTGTGGCACAGCACACCTTTGCGCTGCTGTTTTATGTGCTGGAAAAGCTGAACTGGTATGATGCTTATGTGAAATCCGGCGCTTACAGCCGCAGCGGCATGTTCTGCTGTCTGGATGAGAAGTTTTTCCAGTTAAAAGGAAAGACCTGGGGCATCATTGGTCTGGGCACCATTGGCCGGGAGGTGGCGCGGATCGTGGAGGCGTTTGGCTGCCGAATCCTGTGCTATTCTGCAACAGGCCGGAAATATGACACGCCCTATGAGCAGGTGGATCTGGAAACGCTGCTGGGCGAGTCGGATGTGGTATCCATCCATGCGCCGCTGAATCCGGCCACGGAAAATCTCATGACGAAAGAAAAATTTGCCATGATGAAAAAGAGCGCCATCCTCATCAATGTGGGCCGGGGCCCCATCGTCAATGAAAAGGATCTGGCGGAGGCGCTGAACGCGGGTGTCATTGCCGGTGCCGGACTGGATGTGCTGAGCGCGGAGCCCATGAAAGCGGACAATCCGCTGCTGGCGGTACAGGACAGCCGGAAATTGGTCATCACCCCGCATATCGCCTGGGCATCGGTGGAAGCCAGACAGAAGCTGGTGGACGAAGTGGCGGAAAATGTGCGGGCATGGATGAACGGAACGCCGCGGAATCTGGTATAG
- a CDS encoding MFS transporter, protein MDKQSLTRLQRQLTGKYVATNGLFWMAYVCIWGFGAVYLKGKGFSSTETGIITALGGLISVVFQPLLAARMENGGRLSVRQAFMLCLGAACICDVVLLVCPAAAALALACLFLAVMALFQMNSAVLNSLGMEYVNLGIPVNYGLARGAGSVCFALLSLALGFVTERFGVDALIVLSLVFSLCLIGLLATYQSTRKLKEMYGLGSRVPEKVNSSSPQPEDSSHPIDSTKFDADSSQKAEAGNVAPTAMPPTENSSASTTATTHLSATATPASEIDSIAARRTREQDASVPSPGMRAMFAADRGLLILLLGFFLIFVGHFMNNTYMIDLVGRFGGSDADMGIATAFAASLELPAMILVNFLVKRISSANVLRISAVSYVMKTVILLGAVNMPVLLLSQLCQFGAYAFFVPASVYYINERVPDQYKVTGQSALGMATMGLGGAVGNFLGGRVQDVFGVSGMVVVCVTCTIVGAMFTFAGLGKNHAKN, encoded by the coding sequence ATGGACAAGCAGAGTTTGACGCGGCTCCAGCGGCAGCTGACCGGAAAATATGTGGCGACCAACGGATTGTTCTGGATGGCTTACGTGTGCATCTGGGGCTTCGGTGCGGTCTATCTGAAAGGAAAAGGCTTTTCCAGCACGGAGACGGGCATCATCACCGCGCTGGGCGGCCTGATCTCTGTGGTTTTTCAGCCATTGCTGGCGGCCAGGATGGAAAACGGCGGCCGCCTGTCGGTGCGGCAGGCGTTCATGCTCTGCCTGGGGGCAGCCTGTATTTGTGATGTGGTGCTGCTTGTGTGCCCGGCAGCGGCGGCGTTGGCGCTGGCCTGCCTGTTCCTGGCAGTGATGGCGCTGTTTCAGATGAATTCAGCGGTGCTGAATTCTCTTGGCATGGAATATGTGAACCTTGGCATACCGGTGAACTATGGTCTGGCCAGAGGGGCAGGCTCCGTCTGCTTTGCCCTGCTGTCACTGGCACTGGGATTTGTGACGGAGCGCTTCGGTGTGGATGCGCTGATTGTGCTGTCACTGGTATTCAGCCTGTGCCTCATCGGACTGCTGGCGACATACCAGAGTACCCGTAAGTTGAAGGAAATGTATGGGCTTGGCAGCCGAGTGCCTGAAAAAGTCAATTCAAGTTCTCCCCAACCGGAGGATTCTTCTCATCCAATAGATTCGACGAAATTCGACGCTGACAGTTCACAGAAGGCAGAGGCAGGCAATGTTGCACCAACAGCTATGCCACCAACAGAGAATTCGTCAGCGAGCACAACCGCAACAACACATCTATCAGCAACCGCAACTCCGGCGTCAGAGATTGACTCCATCGCAGCCCGGCGCACACGGGAGCAAGACGCATCAGTCCCCTCCCCCGGCATGCGCGCCATGTTCGCCGCTGACCGGGGGCTTCTCATCCTGCTCCTGGGCTTTTTCCTGATTTTTGTGGGCCATTTCATGAACAATACCTACATGATCGACCTGGTGGGGCGGTTTGGCGGTTCGGATGCGGACATGGGCATCGCCACGGCGTTTGCGGCGTCCCTGGAACTGCCCGCAATGATTTTGGTAAATTTTCTTGTGAAACGAATTTCTTCGGCCAATGTTTTGCGGATCAGTGCTGTTTCCTATGTGATGAAAACCGTGATCCTGCTGGGGGCTGTGAACATGCCGGTACTGCTGCTGTCCCAGCTGTGCCAGTTCGGGGCCTATGCGTTCTTTGTTCCGGCCTCCGTGTACTACATCAACGAGCGGGTGCCCGATCAGTACAAAGTCACGGGCCAGTCGGCGCTGGGCATGGCGACCATGGGGCTGGGCGGCGCTGTAGGCAACTTCCTGGGCGGCCGGGTGCAGGATGTGTTCGGTGTCTCCGGCATGGTGGTGGTCTGCGTGACCTGCACCATTGTCGGGGCGATGTTTACTTTTGCCGGATTGGGAAAAAACCACGCCAAAAATTAA
- a CDS encoding ATPase, T2SS/T4P/T4SS family, which yields MALRRERMRLGDILVKQHVITEEQLKQALDLQKGTGKKIGEVMVDSGIITDDMIVNALHMQLGLKIVRLTGVVIPREVRDLVNVSLLKKYECIPFELDAYNANILHLAMADPMDMAAIDDISIVTNLQIEPYIASAKEIRAAIDRCYGAMETMDAANRFTRERAMLRGETDEIEEADVSDAPIVQLVRSLIEQAIRQRASDIHIEALEEKVRVRYRIDGALYEKMVYDNSLLPAIATRIKIMGGMDISEKRKPQDGRMTVTVDRQEYDIRISSIPTVHGEKIVMRLSSKLSLTREKKQLGLSEEELAHFDHMMSSPYGIIFVTGPTGSGKSTTLYTALSELNKEAVNIVTVEDPVEADIDGINQIQVNPKVDLTFASALRSILRQDPDIIMIGEIRDQETASIAVQASITGHLVVSTMHTNNAVGTLNRIADMGIERYLVADSMIGVIAQRLVRKLCPHCRKKRLATVEEKRLLRVAPEAETEVYEPVGCNFCNHTGYFGRIGVFEIMEVNEEIRTLISTNAGTEELIAAAKRNGMRTLRENGIRYVLDGTTSMDEMLKASYE from the coding sequence ATGGCTTTACGACGAGAGAGAATGCGTCTGGGTGACATTCTTGTCAAACAGCACGTGATCACAGAAGAACAGCTGAAACAGGCGCTGGATCTGCAGAAGGGAACGGGCAAGAAGATCGGTGAAGTGATGGTGGACAGTGGCATCATCACAGACGATATGATCGTCAATGCCCTTCACATGCAGCTGGGGCTGAAGATCGTGCGCCTCACCGGCGTGGTGATCCCCAGGGAAGTGCGGGATCTGGTCAATGTCAGCCTGTTGAAAAAATATGAGTGCATCCCCTTTGAGCTGGATGCCTATAATGCGAATATTTTACATCTGGCCATGGCAGACCCCATGGATATGGCGGCCATCGATGATATTTCCATCGTGACGAATCTGCAGATCGAGCCGTACATTGCTTCGGCGAAAGAGATTCGGGCGGCCATCGACCGGTGCTATGGAGCCATGGAGACCATGGACGCAGCCAACCGTTTTACAAGAGAGCGGGCCATGCTGCGGGGAGAGACCGACGAGATCGAGGAAGCCGATGTCAGTGACGCGCCTATCGTACAGCTGGTGCGTTCCCTCATCGAGCAGGCCATCCGACAGAGAGCCAGCGATATTCATATAGAAGCGCTGGAAGAGAAGGTGCGCGTCCGTTATCGAATCGACGGTGCCCTTTATGAAAAAATGGTATACGACAACAGTCTGCTTCCGGCCATTGCGACCCGTATCAAGATCATGGGCGGCATGGACATTTCCGAGAAGCGCAAACCCCAGGATGGCCGTATGACCGTGACGGTAGACCGGCAGGAGTACGACATCCGTATTTCTTCGATCCCCACGGTACACGGGGAGAAGATCGTGATGCGTCTTTCTTCCAAATTAAGCTTGACCCGGGAGAAAAAGCAGCTGGGCCTTTCCGAGGAGGAGCTGGCACATTTTGATCATATGATGTCCAGCCCTTACGGCATTATTTTCGTCACGGGCCCGACCGGAAGCGGTAAATCCACGACGCTGTACACAGCGCTCAGTGAATTAAATAAAGAAGCGGTCAACATTGTCACTGTCGAAGACCCGGTAGAGGCGGACATTGACGGCATCAACCAGATTCAGGTCAACCCCAAGGTGGATCTGACATTTGCGTCTGCTCTTCGTTCCATCCTCCGTCAGGACCCGGATATCATCATGATCGGTGAGATCCGTGACCAGGAGACGGCGTCCATTGCTGTGCAGGCGTCCATCACCGGCCATCTGGTGGTGTCCACCATGCATACGAACAATGCCGTGGGAACGCTGAACCGTATCGCGGACATGGGCATTGAGCGGTATCTGGTGGCCGATTCCATGATCGGTGTCATCGCCCAGCGTCTGGTGCGGAAGCTTTGTCCCCATTGCCGGAAAAAACGGCTGGCAACGGTGGAGGAAAAGCGGCTGCTGCGGGTGGCGCCGGAGGCGGAGACGGAAGTGTATGAGCCGGTTGGCTGTAATTTCTGCAATCACACCGGTTACTTTGGCCGGATAGGTGTCTTTGAGATCATGGAAGTCAATGAGGAGATCCGTACCCTCATCAGTACCAATGCCGGGACGGAGGAGCTGATCGCCGCTGCCAAGCGCAATGGCATGCGTACCCTGCGGGAAAACGGCATCCGCTATGTGCTGGACGGCACTACGTCCATGGACGAGATGCTGAAAGCTTCTTACGAATAG
- a CDS encoding type IV pilus twitching motility protein PilT: MYILDDILKQSVSAGASDIHFSVGRPPYYRIDGVLSPAGEEPLMPRELSDLLLGILDEAHRQELGQTGQTDLAYAISGVGRFRVNIFRQRGTYAAAMRCLPFTIPDADSLHIPPQVQGLTEKRRGLVLVTGPTGSGKSTTLASLVDIINRNYPYHIITLEDPIEYLHRHQKSIVNQREIGSDSQNYAQALRAALREDPDVILVGEMRDLETISTALTAAETGHLVFSTLHTIGAAKTIDRIIDVFPPDQQQQVRIQLASVLECVISQQLLPKADGHGRRAALEILFANPAVRNLIRENKSFQITSFMQTGRKYGMQTMDDAIYDLFLGREVDAETAISYAQDPVAMTEKVDFKEF; encoded by the coding sequence ATGTACATATTAGATGATATTTTGAAACAATCGGTATCCGCAGGCGCTTCCGACATTCATTTCAGTGTGGGACGCCCGCCCTATTACCGGATTGACGGTGTGCTCTCCCCTGCGGGGGAGGAACCGCTGATGCCCCGGGAGCTGAGCGATCTGCTTCTTGGCATTCTGGACGAGGCACACCGGCAGGAACTGGGACAGACCGGACAGACAGACTTGGCCTACGCCATTTCGGGCGTCGGTCGGTTTCGTGTGAACATTTTCCGGCAGAGGGGAACGTACGCGGCGGCCATGCGCTGTCTGCCTTTTACGATCCCTGACGCGGACAGTTTGCACATTCCGCCCCAGGTACAGGGGCTGACGGAGAAGCGGCGGGGGCTGGTTCTCGTGACCGGGCCCACCGGAAGCGGCAAGTCTACCACGCTGGCTTCCCTGGTGGACATCATCAACCGGAATTATCCGTATCACATCATCACGCTGGAAGATCCCATCGAGTATCTGCACAGACACCAGAAGTCCATCGTCAACCAGCGGGAGATCGGCAGTGATTCCCAGAACTACGCCCAGGCACTGCGGGCGGCTCTCCGGGAAGACCCCGATGTGATCCTGGTGGGAGAGATGCGTGACCTGGAGACCATTTCCACGGCGCTGACAGCGGCGGAGACCGGCCATCTGGTATTTTCCACGCTGCATACCATCGGCGCGGCCAAGACCATTGACCGGATCATCGATGTATTCCCGCCGGATCAGCAGCAGCAGGTGCGGATCCAGCTGGCGTCCGTATTGGAGTGCGTCATTTCCCAGCAGCTCCTTCCGAAGGCAGACGGCCATGGCCGGAGAGCGGCGCTGGAGATTCTGTTTGCCAATCCCGCTGTGCGGAATCTGATCCGGGAAAATAAATCCTTCCAGATCACGTCCTTCATGCAGACCGGGCGAAAATACGGTATGCAGACCATGGACGATGCCATTTATGACCTGTTTCTGGGCAGGGAGGTGGACGCGGAGACTGCGATCTCCTATGCGCAGGATCCGGTGGCCATGACTGAAAAGGTAGATTTTAAAGAATTTTGA
- a CDS encoding type II secretion system F family protein: MPGFSYVAVDQTGRETKGSMDAENRERAAEQIRKSGLVPLSIKEQGVLNKEIDFSLGRKVKPRDLSVFCRQFVSITQAGVPMKEALQMLAEQTENKWLKRAIFDVLTNVEKGNTLADSMMAYQDIFPGIMVSMVRAGESSGNLEMAFSRMAVHFEKQAKLKATIRKATIYPIILICAAIGVVAVMLLFVIPIFIDMFADLDVEMPALTMAVMNTSEWTASHWYVILIVIVAVVAAYHAFYRTDDGRRIIDEIKMHMPLFGKLTVKSACAEFARTMSTLLAAGLSTVSCLDIVSGIIKNIHYVNALQKAKEEIMKGIPLSEPLQSSGIFPPMVYHMTGIGEETGNIEDMLSKLADYYDEEVEITTQSILAAMEPLIIVFMAVIVGTLVIAVILPIGAMYEGLDKL, from the coding sequence ATGCCGGGATTTTCTTATGTGGCAGTCGATCAGACTGGCAGAGAAACAAAGGGCAGTATGGATGCCGAGAACCGGGAACGGGCGGCGGAGCAGATCCGCAAAAGCGGCCTGGTGCCCCTGTCCATCAAGGAACAGGGCGTCCTGAACAAAGAAATAGATTTTTCTCTGGGCAGAAAAGTAAAGCCCAGGGATCTGAGTGTGTTCTGCCGTCAGTTCGTCAGTATCACCCAGGCAGGCGTGCCCATGAAGGAAGCGCTGCAGATGCTGGCGGAGCAGACAGAAAACAAATGGCTGAAACGGGCGATCTTCGATGTGCTGACCAACGTGGAGAAGGGTAATACCCTGGCGGATTCCATGATGGCTTATCAGGATATTTTTCCGGGCATCATGGTGAGCATGGTGCGGGCCGGAGAGTCCTCCGGTAACCTGGAGATGGCGTTTTCCCGTATGGCCGTACATTTTGAAAAGCAGGCCAAGTTAAAGGCCACCATCCGCAAGGCCACCATTTATCCGATCATTCTGATCTGTGCGGCCATCGGTGTGGTAGCGGTGATGCTGCTGTTTGTCATTCCCATCTTCATCGACATGTTTGCCGATCTGGATGTGGAAATGCCGGCGCTGACCATGGCGGTCATGAACACCAGTGAATGGACGGCGTCCCACTGGTACGTCATCCTCATTGTCATTGTGGCGGTGGTGGCTGCCTACCATGCATTCTACCGTACCGACGACGGGCGGCGGATCATCGACGAGATCAAGATGCACATGCCGCTGTTCGGTAAGCTGACGGTGAAATCCGCCTGCGCGGAATTTGCCCGTACCATGAGCACCCTGCTGGCGGCAGGCCTGTCCACGGTAAGCTGTCTGGACATTGTATCCGGCATCATCAAAAACATTCATTATGTCAACGCGCTGCAGAAGGCAAAGGAAGAGATCATGAAGGGTATCCCGCTCTCCGAACCGCTGCAAAGCTCCGGCATCTTTCCGCCCATGGTTTATCACATGACCGGCATCGGTGAAGAGACCGGTAACATCGAGGACATGCTGTCCAAGCTGGCCGACTACTACGACGAGGAAGTGGAGATCACCACCCAGAGTATCCTGGCGGCTATGGAACCGCTGATCATCGTTTTTATGGCAGTCATTGTCGGTACGCTGGTGATTGCCGTTATCCTGCCCATCGGTGCCATGTATGAGGGACTGGATAAGCTATAG
- a CDS encoding prepilin-type N-terminal cleavage/methylation domain-containing protein, translating into MFKSLKKKNNKGFTLVELVIVVAILAILVGILAPQYTKYVEKSRKAADASNLENLVTVVKTAAADSTDTIPADTYTISIGTTTTVTAGQTASKTAIEAALTEFAGGDWATTALKSKKWNQDTISATIVVDDNGAVTVTYSPDTLKNTAGN; encoded by the coding sequence ATGTTTAAGTCACTGAAGAAGAAAAACAACAAAGGTTTTACTCTGGTAGAGCTGGTTATCGTAGTAGCAATCCTTGCTATCCTGGTAGGTATCCTGGCACCCCAGTATACCAAGTACGTGGAGAAGTCCAGAAAAGCTGCTGACGCAAGCAACCTGGAGAACCTGGTAACTGTAGTGAAGACTGCCGCAGCTGACAGTACAGATACGATTCCTGCTGATACCTATACAATTAGCATTGGAACTACAACAACGGTAACTGCTGGTCAGACTGCAAGCAAGACTGCAATTGAAGCAGCATTGACTGAGTTTGCTGGAGGAGACTGGGCTACTACAGCGCTTAAATCTAAAAAATGGAATCAGGATACTATTAGTGCAACAATTGTTGTTGATGATAATGGTGCTGTTACTGTTACATACAGCCCCGATACTCTCAAAAATACAGCTGGTAACTAA